Genomic DNA from Streptomyces venezuelae:
CGTCGTGGGGCGTGGGGGTCGACCAGGCGCGGCGGTGCGGGATGCGGCCGAGGCGTACGACGTCCCGTACGGTCAGTTCGACCTGCGTCGCCGCGTGCTGTTCGACCACGGCGATCCGGCGGGCCACCGCGCGGCGGCCCGTGTCCGGCAGGGTGCGGCCGTCCAGGGTGACCACGCCGGACGCCGGGGCCAGGACGCCCGCGAGCAGGCGCAGGAGCGTGGACTTGCCGGAGCCGTTGGGGCCGAGGAGTCCGACTGTGGCGCCAGTGGGCGGGGCCAGGCTCACGCCGTCGACGATCAGTCTGCCGCCCGCCTCCCGGCTGACGCGGTCCGCCCGCAGGCCCTCGGCGATGCTCGGAGACGTCATGTCGTCCTCCGTGTCCTGTACAGCACCGCCACGAACGCCGGTACGCCGATGAGTGACGTCACCACGCCGACCGGGACCTCCTGCGGGTCCAGGGCCGTGCGGGCCAGCGTGTCCACCCAGACCAGGAAGACCGCACCGGCGAGCGCCGTGACCGGGAGGAGCCTGGCGTGGCCGGAGCCGACGACCGCGCGGGCCGCGTGCGGCAGGACGAGGCCGACGAAGCCGATCGCGCCCGCCGAGCTGACCAGCGCCGCCGTGAGCAGCGCCGTCGTGCAGAGCAGGACGAGCCGGGTGCGGGCCACCCGGACGCCCAGCGCCGCCGCGGCCTCCGGGCCGAACGCGAAGGCGTCGAGCGTACGGGCGTGGCCGAGGCAGATGACCAGCGCGGCCACGAGCACCGCCCCGCACAGCCACACGTCCGTCCAGCCGACCCCGCTGAGCGAGCCGAGGAGCCAGAACAGCACGCCGCGCGTCGTCTCGGCGTCACCCGCCGTGAGGACGACGAACGACGTGAGCGCGGAGAACAGCTGCATGGCCGCGACGCCCGACAGCACGACCCGGTCCGTGGTGTCGCCGAGGGTGTGACTCAGGAGCAGGACGAGGGCGAAGGAGCAGAGCGCGCCCGCGAAGGCGCCCGCGGAGACGGACACCACTCCCCCGCCGACCCCCAGGACGACGACCGCGACCGCTCCCGTGGACGCCCCGGACGACACTCCGAGCACGAAGGGGTCGGCGAGCGGGTTGCGGAGCAGGGACTGCATGACCGCCCCGCAGACCGCGAGGCCCGCGCCGCAGACGGCGGCGAGCACGGTGCGCGGCATCCGCAGGTTCCAGACGATGCCGTCCCTGATGGGGGTGAGCGGGCTCTCGCCCCAGCCGAGGTGGGCGGCGACGGTCGACCACACGTCGGGCACGGAGATGTCCGCGGGGCCGATGGTGACGGCCGCGGAGACGGAGAGGACGAGTGCGGCGACTCCGGCGATCCACAGCAGCGCCTGCCGGGCTCGGGCGGAGGCGGTGCCGACCGCACCGCCTCCCGCGCCGGCGTCCGGCGCGATCTCCGTCACTTGACCAGTCCGAACTTCCGCAGTCCCGCCGCCACTTGCTCGATGCCGTCGACCGTACGGATCGTGGGGTTCATGGCCTGGCCGCTGAGCAGGACGTACCGCTTCTTCTTCACCGCGCTCAGGTTCTTGGTCGCCGGGTTGGTCTCCAGGAACTTGATCTTCGCGGCGGCGCTCTCCGCGGACTGCGACTTGCGGGTGAGGTCGCCGATGACGAGGATGTCGGGGTCGCGGTCGGCGACGGTCTCCCAGTTGATCTGGGGCCATTCCTCGCGGGTGTCGTCGAAGACGTTCTTCGCGCCGAGTTCGCGGGTGATGATGCCGGGGGCGCCGCAGCAGCCCGCCATGTACGGGGCGTCGGAGTTGGCGAACCAGTACAGGAGTGTGGCGTCGGAGGCGTCGATGCCCTTCGTGGCCTTCGTGACCCGCGCCTTGAGGTCGGCGACCAGCTTCTCGCCGCGCTTCTCGACGTGGAAGACCTTCGCCAGGTCGCGCACCTCGCCGTAGACGGTGTCCATGGTGAGGGTCTTGACGCGCTTGCCGTCACCGCCGCCGTCGTTGTCCTTGCCCGCGCAGTCGCTGGGCGAGACGTAGACGGGGACGTCGAGCTCGTCGAACTTCGCGCGGTCGGCGACGCCGCCCTTGCCGACCGTGAAGAGGAAGGACGCGCTGACGAAGTCCGGCTCCTTGGCGAGGACCCTCTCCAGGGACGGGTAGCGGTCGGCGAGCCGCTCGACCTTCGCGTTGTCCTTCTCCAGGTTCTTCAGGACCGGGTCGGTCCAGGTGCCGGTGCCCACCATGCGGTCGGCGAGGCCGAGGGAGAGGAGGATCTCCGTGGAGCCCTGGTCGAGGGAGACGGCCCGCTTCGGCGGCGCCAGGACTTTCGCCTCCTTGCCGCAGGAGGTGACCGTGACCGGGTAGCCGGCGGCCTTCTTGTCCGCCTTGTCCGACGTGCCGCCTCCGCCGCACGCGGTGAGCGTGAACAGGCAGGCACAGAGAAGGGCGGATATACGGGCTGTCGAGGACACGTGATCCCTTGGTGTCGCGGCTCATACGCGGAGCCTGGCCTGCGTCGGACCCCCGCCGCCGGGTGAGCGGCCGGAGGGCGCCAGCAGGTCTTCGGACTCGGGATCGGCCGGGCGGGACGCCTTCCCGGGCGCCGTGAGACGCCCAGTGGCCGTGGTCCCGCCCGTCCCCCTCACCGCTGCGCGTCAGTTCCGGATTCGCACCGGATTCCCTGGCCCAGGTGTGGGTTTGACTGGCTTGCGCAAGTTATCACGGCTGCTCGATGGTCGGTCCGGGCCTCGGCTCGCCCCGGTACGTGCCGAAGGACCAGCGGTTGCCCTCCGGGTCCTCGATGCCGAACTCACGGCTTCCGTAGGGTTTGTCCTCGATCTCGCCGGTGACCTTCACCCCGGCCTCGACGAGCCGCCGGTACAGGTCGTCGACGTGGTCCGTGACGACGTAGGCGCCCGCCGTGCCGGGCTTGCCGCAGGTCGCCGCGTTGGCCGGGTCGTACGAGCCGAGCATGACGCCGCCGCCCTCGGGCCAGTCGAGCTGGGCGTGGGCGACGCGGCCCTCGTCCTCGTAGACGGCGGTCCGCAGGAAGCCGACGGTGCCGACGAGGAAGTCGATCAGGGCGGGGGCGTCCTGCGCCTGGAGGGCCGGCCAGATGGCCGGGGCGGGCGTGCTGAGCTGCTGTTCCATCGAAGTGTTCCGGTTGGTGTCCATGCCTCTACTCTTCGCCCCGGCCGTGCGCCCCGGCTTGGATATTCCGGCACTCCTCGGCCAGCCAGCCGGTCGGCGCCATCCCTGTGTACTGCTGGAAGTCGCGTACGAGGTGGGAGTGGTCGTAGTACCCGGTGTCGGCCGCGACGCGGGCGAGGTCGGGCGGCGCGCCCGCGGCGACCGCGCGGGCCACGGCGGTCTTGGCGTGCTGGAAGCGCATGAGGCGGGCCGCCTGTTTGGGGGTCAGGCCCGTCTCGGCGCGGAACAGCGCGGTCAGCCTGCGCTCACTGAGCGCGACGTGCCGGGAGAGGCCGCCGAGCGTGCCCGCGCCCCGGTGCCTGGCCAGCCACGCCCAGGCCTCGGCGACCTCGGGACGGACGGTTCCCGCGGTGTCCTCCGCCCCGGCCGCGCGGCGGCGCAGGTACGCCGAGAGGAGCGCGAAGCGGTCCTCCCAGCGGTCGAGGTCGCACAGCCGCTCGCGGACCTCGGCGGCCGTGGCGCCGAGGACGTCCGTGCCGCCGACGACGAGCTGCCCGGCGAGTCCGGCGGCGGGCAGGCCGAGGAGCGCGCGGGACGCGAGGGGGTGCACGGCGAGCTGGATGCCGGCCTCGTGCTCGGGCTGTACGACGTACGCGGGGCTCTGGTGCAGGCCGCCCACGACGATGTCGGTGCGGGTCGCGTCCGCGCCGGTCGCCTGGTCCGGGGTGCTGCCGGTGGCGATGGTGCCGTCCAGGGAGAAGATCAGCGTCAGGTACGGGGAGGGGAGGCCCCGGTGCAGGCCTGGGCGCTGCCCCTCGGTGCGGTAGCCGACCGCGGAGACCACCATGCCGTCGAGTCCGGGTGCGGTCCGGACGAACTCGCGGGAGTCCATGCACTCAGTATCGGCCGAGTGAATCCCCCGGGCCTCTGAACAGAACCGCGCGGACGCCTCGGCTACCCGTGTTCACCCGCCCCATGCCCCCGCGCGACGGTGACTTCGATCATGGGAAATGCGGGTGCCGCCCCATAACATGGCGCGCCGCTCCGGTCGGGGCGCACATCGCTCGCAGGGAACGGCAGGGACGTAGAGACATGGCAGTACGGGCAGTACGGGCAAAGAGCGCACGGGCGAAGAGCAGGCTCGCCGTCATCGGCACCACCGGCGCGCTGGCCGCCGCCGTGCTCGCGGGCGGCGCGCTGTGGCCGACGGGCGAGGCGAGCGCCGCCGACACCTCGGCGGCCACCGCCCGCGAGCTGTCGCACTGGCCGGAGCCCGTCGCCGAGCAGCTCGGCGAGGTCATCGCGGAGAACGAACACAAGGGCGCGTACGCCGTCTTCGACGCGGACAACACGACGTACCGCAACGACCTGGAGGAGTCGCTGCTGCCCTTCCTGGAGATGAAGGGCGTCCTCACCCGCAAGACCATGGACCCGTCCCTGAAGGTCATCCCCTTCAAGGACAAGGCCGGGCACAAGGAGAGCCTGTACAGCTACTACAACCGGCTGTGCGAGGTGGACGACCAGGTCTGCTACCCGTGGGCCGCGCAGATCTTCTCCGGCTTCACGCTGAAGGAGCTCAAGGGGTACGTCGACGAGCTCCTGGCGTACGAGAAGCCGATCCCCGCCGAGTACTACGAGGACGGGAAGCTCACGAAGACCGAGGTGAAGCCGCCGGAGTTCTCGTGCGGCATGCGACAGCTGTACAGGACGCTGCGGGCGCACGGCATCGAGGTGTACGTGGTCAGCGCGGCGAGCGAGGATCTGGTGCGCATGGTGCTCGCGGACCCGAAGTACGGCTACGGCGTGAAGCCGCAGAACGTCATCGGTGTCTCCCTGCAGCTCAAGGACCGCAAGACCGGCGAGGTCACCAGCTCCCGCAAGGAGATCGCCGAGGGCCGCTTCGGCGAGAAGGACCGCGCGAAGCTCGCGAAGCGCGAGCTGACGCCGAACCTGTGGGCGCCGCTCACCTGGTACGAGGGGAAGCCCGCGGCGATCAACACGTACATCGACGAATGGCGGAAGCCGATCCTTGCGGCCGGTGACACGCCGGTCAGCGACGGGCCGATGCTCTTCCACTCCGCCGATGTGGCGCACGGTGGCGTGCGCGTGTGGGTCAACCGCAAGGACGCGTACATGAAGCAGCTCGACGGGATGAAGAGGAAGAACGCGGAGCGTCAGCGCGAGCTGGGC
This window encodes:
- a CDS encoding FecCD family ABC transporter permease; the encoded protein is MAPDAGAGGGAVGTASARARQALLWIAGVAALVLSVSAAVTIGPADISVPDVWSTVAAHLGWGESPLTPIRDGIVWNLRMPRTVLAAVCGAGLAVCGAVMQSLLRNPLADPFVLGVSSGASTGAVAVVVLGVGGGVVSVSAGAFAGALCSFALVLLLSHTLGDTTDRVVLSGVAAMQLFSALTSFVVLTAGDAETTRGVLFWLLGSLSGVGWTDVWLCGAVLVAALVICLGHARTLDAFAFGPEAAAALGVRVARTRLVLLCTTALLTAALVSSAGAIGFVGLVLPHAARAVVGSGHARLLPVTALAGAVFLVWVDTLARTALDPQEVPVGVVTSLIGVPAFVAVLYRTRRTT
- a CDS encoding ABC transporter substrate-binding protein; the protein is MSSTARISALLCACLFTLTACGGGGTSDKADKKAAGYPVTVTSCGKEAKVLAPPKRAVSLDQGSTEILLSLGLADRMVGTGTWTDPVLKNLEKDNAKVERLADRYPSLERVLAKEPDFVSASFLFTVGKGGVADRAKFDELDVPVYVSPSDCAGKDNDGGGDGKRVKTLTMDTVYGEVRDLAKVFHVEKRGEKLVADLKARVTKATKGIDASDATLLYWFANSDAPYMAGCCGAPGIITRELGAKNVFDDTREEWPQINWETVADRDPDILVIGDLTRKSQSAESAAAKIKFLETNPATKNLSAVKKKRYVLLSGQAMNPTIRTVDGIEQVAAGLRKFGLVK
- a CDS encoding VOC family protein, producing the protein MDTNRNTSMEQQLSTPAPAIWPALQAQDAPALIDFLVGTVGFLRTAVYEDEGRVAHAQLDWPEGGGVMLGSYDPANAATCGKPGTAGAYVVTDHVDDLYRRLVEAGVKVTGEIEDKPYGSREFGIEDPEGNRWSFGTYRGEPRPGPTIEQP
- a CDS encoding helix-turn-helix domain-containing protein encodes the protein MDSREFVRTAPGLDGMVVSAVGYRTEGQRPGLHRGLPSPYLTLIFSLDGTIATGSTPDQATGADATRTDIVVGGLHQSPAYVVQPEHEAGIQLAVHPLASRALLGLPAAGLAGQLVVGGTDVLGATAAEVRERLCDLDRWEDRFALLSAYLRRRAAGAEDTAGTVRPEVAEAWAWLARHRGAGTLGGLSRHVALSERRLTALFRAETGLTPKQAARLMRFQHAKTAVARAVAAGAPPDLARVAADTGYYDHSHLVRDFQQYTGMAPTGWLAEECRNIQAGAHGRGEE
- a CDS encoding HAD family hydrolase; its protein translation is MAVRAVRAKSARAKSRLAVIGTTGALAAAVLAGGALWPTGEASAADTSAATARELSHWPEPVAEQLGEVIAENEHKGAYAVFDADNTTYRNDLEESLLPFLEMKGVLTRKTMDPSLKVIPFKDKAGHKESLYSYYNRLCEVDDQVCYPWAAQIFSGFTLKELKGYVDELLAYEKPIPAEYYEDGKLTKTEVKPPEFSCGMRQLYRTLRAHGIEVYVVSAASEDLVRMVLADPKYGYGVKPQNVIGVSLQLKDRKTGEVTSSRKEIAEGRFGEKDRAKLAKRELTPNLWAPLTWYEGKPAAINTYIDEWRKPILAAGDTPVSDGPMLFHSADVAHGGVRVWVNRKDAYMKQLDGMKRKNAERQRELGQKVTADKRWLTVTPDQIG